The following are from one region of the Corylus avellana chromosome ca1, CavTom2PMs-1.0 genome:
- the LOC132167098 gene encoding uncharacterized protein LOC132167098, translated as MAVQKKFRMITYSEEIIDGLPIYVSSNCLPAKALRYEPAGHAFNTAALRLLGCEEEKAEGGDDQKVVDDKEQTYVPSSDSYSSKGKKKAGSGEKQQDHYALLGLSHLRYLATEEQIRKSYRETALKHHPDKQAALLLAEETEAAKEAKKDEIESHFKSIQEAYEVLIDPVKRRIYDSTDEFDDDIPVDCAPQDFFKVFGPAFLRNGRWSVNQPVPLLGDDNTPLKEVDSFYNFWYSFKSWREFPHDDEFDLEQAESRDHKRWMERQNAKLTEKNRKEESARMRTLVDNAYKRDPRILRRKEEERAEKQRKKEAKFLAKKLQEEEAARIAEEEKCRKEEEGRRAAEAASQQKKVKEKEKKLLRKERARLRTLSGPLVSQHLLDLSGDDVESLCMSLDINQLRNLCDRMEGKETVELAKVLKDALGYNRDSEAKKEDEPTPQQNGSVEANGNVSLASFEKKEKPWSKEEIELLRKGMLKYPKGTSRRWEVISEYIGTGRSVEEILKATKTVLLQKPDAAKAFDSFLEKRKPAPSIASPLTTREETEGQSMTQGSQNSALKMDSSEESSTRSTNNQNPSDSSAANGVSSSSEQDVWSAVQERALVQALKTFPKEANQRWERVAAAVPGKTVNQCKKKFALLKESFRNKKTAV; from the coding sequence ATGGCTGTCCAGAAGAAGTTTCGGATGATTACCTACTCGGAAGAGATTATAGATGGACTGCCAATCTATGTTTCTTCGAATTGCCTTCCCGCCAAGGCTTTAAGATATGAACCTGCTGGGCATGCTTTCAACACTGCTGCTCTTAGACTCCTTGGTTGTGAGGAGGAGAAAGCTGAAGGTGGTGATGATCAAAAGGTAGTAGACGATAAGGAACAGACCTATGTGCCATCGTCTGATTCTTATAGTAGCAAAGGTAAAAAGAAAGCTGGTTCCGGAGAAAAGCAACAAGATCACTATGCATTATTGGGTCTGAGCCATTTAAGATATCTTGCTACTGAGGAACAGATACGAAAAAGCTACCGTGAGACTGCCTTGAAGCATCATCCTGACAAACAGGCTGCCCTTCTTCTTGCTGAGGAAACAGAAGCTGCAAAAGAAGCCAAGAAGGATGAAATAGAGAGCCATTTTAAGTCTATCCAGGAAGCATATGAGGTGTTAATTGATCCGGTCAAGAGGAGAATTTATGATTCCACTGATGAGTTTGATGATGACATCCCCGTTGACTGTGCCCCACAGGACTTCTTCAAGGTGTTTGGTCCAGCTTTCTTGAGGAATGGGAGGTGGTCGGTTAACCAACCAGTCCCATTGTTAGGCGATGACAATACTCCATTAAAAGAAGTTGATAGTTTCTATAACTTTTGGTACAGCTTCAAAAGTTGGAGAGAATTCCCACATGATGATGAGTTTGATCTCGAGCAAGCCGAGTCTCGTGACCATAAGCGGTGGATGGAGAGGCAGAATGCAAAACTTACTGAAAAGAATAGGAAGGAAGAATCTGCACGGATGCGTACTCTTGTTGACAATGCGTATAAAAGAGACCCAAGAATACTGAGGAGAAAGGAAGAGGAGAGAGCTGAGAAGCAGAGGAAAAAGGAGGCTAAGTTTCTGGCCAAGAAGTTGCAGGAGGAGGAAGCTGCCAGGATTGCTGAAGAGGAGAAATGTCGGAAAGAGGAGGAGGGAAGACGGGCTGCGGAGGCAGCTTCACAGCAAAAGAAggtgaaggagaaggagaagaaactcTTACGCAAAGAAAGGGCTCGTCTTAGAACACTTTCAGGGCCTCTTGTATCGCAACATTTGCTTGATCTTTCTGGGGATGATGTTGAAAGTCTTTGTATGTCACTTGATATCAATCAGCTAAGGAATTTATGTGACAGGATGGAGGGGAAAGAGACTGTAGAGCTGGCAAAAGTTCTCAAAGATGCACTTGGATATAATCGTGATTCTGAGGCTAAGAAAGAAGATGAACCAACTCCACAGCAGAACGGTAGTGTAGAGGCTAACGGTAATGTCTCATTAGCCAGCTTTGAGAAGAAGGAGAAGCCTTGGAGCAAAGAAGAAATTGAGCTCTTGAGAAAAGGTATGTTGAAGTATCCCAAAGGAACATCTCGGAGGTGGGAGGTTATTTCAGAATACATTGGTACAGGTAGATCTGTAGAAGAAATTCTGAAGGCAACAAAAACCGTTCTCCTCCAGAAGCCTGATGCTGCCAAAGCATTTGATTCATTTCTTGAGAAGAGAAAACCTGCACCGTCCATTGCATCTCCACTTACAACTAGGGAGGAAACGGAAGGGCAATCGATGACTCAGGGTTCTCAAAACAGTGCTTTAAAGATGGATAGTTCTGAAGAATCTTCAACCAGAAGCACAAACAACCAGAATCCTTCTGATTCGAGTGCTGCTAATGGGGTTTCTTCAAGTTCGGAGCAAGATGTGTGGTCTGCTGTACAAGAAAGAGCATTGGTTCAGGCTTTAAAAACCTTCCCAAAGGAAGCCAATCAGCGATGGGAGCGAGTTGCTGCAGCGGTTCCTGGGAAGACTGTGAACCAGTGCAAGAAGAAATTTGCGTTGCTGAAGGAGAGCTTTAGAAACAAGAAAACTGCTGTTTAG